From Acidihalobacter aeolianus, a single genomic window includes:
- a CDS encoding replication-associated recombination protein A, whose amino-acid sequence MGKDEHSAEGYRPLADRMRPCRLDDFIGQGHLLAPGKPLWRAIAEGRLHSMVLWGPPGTGKTTLARLLAQQGAAQFLSLSAVLSGVKDIREAVAQARLARETEHRPTVLFVDEVHRFNKAQQDAFLPHVEDGTVFFVGATTENPSFELNNALLSRVRTYVLKGLGEDDIHAVIAQALTDETRGLGGLGLEIDEQAMSQLVAAADGDARRALNLLELAADLADTPEHAGRIDSAVIVDVATQSLRRFDKGGEYFYDQISALHKSVRGSSPDAALYWLCRMLDGGCDPLYVARRLVRMASEDIGNADPRALELALNAWDTYERLGSPEGELALAHAVVYLAVVPKSNAVYVAYHAAMASVRSHGTLDVPLHLRNAPAALMRSLDYGKDYRYAHDEADAYAAGERYFPDDMPEERYYDPSDRGLEAKIKERLAALRARDRDARGSK is encoded by the coding sequence ATGGGCAAGGACGAGCATAGCGCCGAAGGGTATCGGCCGCTGGCCGACCGCATGCGGCCGTGCCGGCTCGATGATTTCATTGGTCAGGGCCACCTCCTGGCACCGGGCAAACCGCTGTGGCGTGCCATCGCCGAGGGTCGTCTGCATTCCATGGTTCTGTGGGGACCGCCCGGCACCGGCAAGACGACACTGGCCCGTCTGCTGGCACAGCAGGGGGCGGCCCAGTTCCTGAGCCTGTCCGCCGTCCTGTCCGGGGTCAAGGACATTCGCGAGGCCGTGGCCCAGGCCCGCCTGGCGCGCGAAACCGAACATCGCCCGACAGTGCTGTTCGTGGATGAGGTGCATCGCTTCAACAAAGCCCAGCAGGATGCCTTCCTGCCCCATGTCGAGGACGGCACAGTCTTTTTCGTCGGTGCCACGACGGAAAATCCCTCCTTCGAACTGAACAACGCCTTGCTCTCGCGCGTGCGTACCTATGTGCTCAAGGGGCTGGGCGAGGATGATATCCATGCGGTCATCGCCCAGGCACTGACGGACGAGACGCGCGGGCTGGGCGGTCTCGGGCTTGAGATCGACGAACAGGCGATGTCGCAGCTCGTGGCTGCGGCAGATGGGGATGCGCGGCGCGCCCTCAATCTGCTCGAGCTGGCCGCGGACCTGGCCGATACCCCCGAGCATGCCGGCAGGATCGACTCGGCGGTCATCGTCGATGTGGCGACGCAGTCTCTGCGCCGTTTCGACAAGGGCGGCGAGTATTTCTACGACCAGATATCGGCCTTGCACAAGTCGGTGCGCGGTTCGAGCCCGGATGCCGCCCTGTATTGGCTTTGCCGCATGCTCGACGGCGGCTGCGACCCGCTCTACGTCGCGCGCCGTCTTGTGCGCATGGCCAGCGAGGATATCGGCAATGCCGACCCGCGTGCCCTGGAACTCGCCCTGAACGCCTGGGATACCTATGAACGTTTGGGGTCGCCTGAGGGCGAGCTGGCGCTCGCGCATGCGGTGGTTTACCTCGCGGTCGTACCCAAGAGCAATGCGGTGTATGTCGCCTACCATGCGGCCATGGCTTCGGTGCGCAGCCATGGCACCCTGGACGTGCCGCTGCACTTGCGCAACGCGCCGGCCGCCTTGATGCGCTCGCTGGATTACGGCAAGGATTATCGCTACGCGCACGACGAAGCCGACGCCTATGCGGCCGGCGAGCGGTATTTCCCCGATGACATGCCGGAGGAGCGTTACTACGATCCGAGCGACCGCGGGCTGGAGGCGAAGATCAAGGAGCGTTTGGCGGCATTGCGTGCGCGGGATCGTGATGCGCGAGGTAGTAAGTAA
- the lolA gene encoding outer membrane lipoprotein chaperone LolA, translated as MSFRLLRPLLLFVGLLCVFPAHADAIAELEQFFNQTHTLKGDFTQRVYETQGSSLLRTTTGSFELARPDRFNWSYLKPHEQQIVSDGKKMWVYDRDLAQVTVSPVAKRLGQAPIMLLGGGTPLSKSFTLSDEGQSNGMSWVQLMPKQLHDAQFERIRLGLQQGLVREMVLYDQFGHRTVIELDHLVQNSSLPATDFVFSAPPGVDVVNGM; from the coding sequence ATGTCGTTCAGGTTGTTGCGGCCCTTGCTGTTGTTCGTCGGCTTGCTGTGCGTATTCCCGGCGCATGCCGATGCGATTGCCGAGCTGGAGCAGTTTTTCAATCAAACCCACACCCTCAAGGGCGATTTCACGCAACGCGTCTACGAAACCCAGGGTTCCTCCTTGCTGCGTACCACAACCGGCAGTTTCGAATTGGCGCGGCCGGATCGCTTCAACTGGTCTTATCTCAAGCCGCATGAACAGCAGATCGTGTCCGACGGCAAGAAGATGTGGGTCTACGATAGGGATCTCGCACAGGTCACGGTCAGCCCCGTGGCCAAGCGCCTGGGGCAGGCGCCGATCATGCTGCTCGGCGGCGGTACGCCGCTGAGCAAGAGTTTCACGCTCAGCGACGAGGGCCAGAGCAACGGTATGTCGTGGGTCCAGTTGATGCCGAAGCAATTGCACGATGCCCAATTCGAGCGTATCCGGCTTGGGTTGCAGCAGGGGCTGGTCCGAGAGATGGTGCTGTACGACCAGTTCGGGCACCGCACGGTCATCGAACTGGATCATCTGGTACAGAACAGCAGCCTGCCCGCCACCGATTTCGTGTTTTCCGCGCCTCCCGGCGTGGATGTGGTCAACGGGATGTGA